A stretch of Pseudoclavibacter chungangensis DNA encodes these proteins:
- a CDS encoding MFS transporter, with the protein MTEKPATPHELPPITREIDFTPAERKDARKSVAGAAIGNAIEWFDYGIYGYLVVYIAQLFFTFGDESGALPTILALAAFAISFLVRPFGGMILGPLGDRIGRRKVLVFTIVVISLSTALIGVLPTSEQVGYLAPILLVFLRMVQGFSAGGEYAGAAVFMSEHAPDNKRGQYGSFLEFGTLAGFSAAAILCTALTLVVGEDGMLAGWWRVPFLVTLVLGLVALWMRRHLTESETFTEDSAQTTTNELALKALGTLIVTYPFQVLKLFGFVILINVAFYLVLTYMPTYLSSTLGHGAAEANFSLVIIQLLMMLVIVPFGVLSDRIGRKPQLIVASIGFIVLSIPAVMLIQIDSLWTQVLGIGILGLFLVMIISTISATLPALFPTAVRYSGFAIGYNISTALFGGTAGSVNEALIDATGNVLIPGIYLTVAGVIGLVSVLTFKETAGRSLRGNVIPGSDDHLRIANGETLIGKPNKP; encoded by the coding sequence ATGACCGAGAAGCCCGCGACGCCCCACGAGTTACCGCCCATCACGAGAGAGATCGACTTCACGCCGGCCGAGCGCAAGGACGCGCGGAAGTCGGTCGCCGGTGCCGCGATCGGCAATGCCATCGAGTGGTTCGACTACGGCATCTACGGCTACCTCGTCGTCTACATCGCGCAACTGTTCTTCACGTTCGGCGACGAGTCGGGCGCGCTGCCCACGATCCTCGCGCTCGCTGCCTTCGCGATCTCGTTCCTCGTGCGGCCGTTCGGCGGCATGATCCTCGGGCCGCTCGGTGACCGCATCGGGCGCCGCAAGGTGCTCGTGTTCACGATCGTCGTCATCAGCCTCTCGACGGCGCTCATCGGCGTGCTCCCGACGTCCGAACAGGTCGGCTACCTCGCGCCGATCCTGCTCGTGTTCCTGCGTATGGTGCAGGGTTTCTCGGCGGGCGGCGAGTACGCGGGCGCCGCGGTGTTCATGTCGGAGCACGCACCCGACAACAAGCGCGGCCAGTACGGCTCGTTCCTCGAGTTCGGGACGCTCGCCGGGTTCAGCGCCGCCGCGATCCTGTGCACCGCACTCACGCTCGTCGTCGGCGAGGACGGCATGCTCGCGGGGTGGTGGCGCGTGCCGTTCCTCGTGACGCTCGTGCTCGGTCTCGTCGCACTGTGGATGCGCCGTCACCTGACCGAGTCGGAGACGTTCACCGAGGACTCGGCGCAGACGACCACGAACGAGTTGGCGCTGAAGGCGCTCGGCACACTCATCGTCACGTACCCGTTCCAGGTGCTGAAGCTGTTCGGCTTCGTGATCCTGATCAACGTCGCCTTCTACCTCGTGCTCACGTACATGCCGACGTACCTCTCGTCGACGCTCGGGCACGGGGCCGCCGAGGCGAACTTCTCGCTCGTCATCATCCAGTTGCTCATGATGCTGGTCATCGTGCCGTTCGGCGTGTTGAGCGACCGGATCGGCCGGAAGCCGCAGCTCATCGTCGCGAGCATCGGGTTCATCGTGCTGTCGATTCCCGCGGTCATGCTCATCCAGATCGACTCGCTGTGGACGCAGGTGCTCGGTATCGGCATCCTCGGGCTGTTCCTCGTCATGATCATCTCGACGATCTCGGCCACGCTCCCCGCACTGTTCCCGACGGCCGTGCGCTACTCGGGCTTCGCGATCGGCTACAACATCTCGACCGCGCTGTTCGGCGGCACGGCCGGTTCGGTGAACGAGGCGCTCATCGACGCGACGGGCAACGTGCTCATCCCGGGCATCTACCTCACGGTCGCCGGTGTGATCGGGCTCGTCTCGGTGCTCACGTTCAAGGAGACGGCGGGCCGTTCGTTGCGCGGCAACGTGATCCCGGGCAGCGACGACCACCTGCGCATCGCGAACGGCGAGACGCTGATCGGCAAACCCAACAAGCCCTGA
- a CDS encoding M20 family metallopeptidase → MTLGGTTDGPLEASVLDRIDAEAVAVLAADLIRAAGENPGGTEEATATQLAFALRAIGAEVTLDDVAPGRPNLVARLGGDGRTEGGVLFLGHSDVVPAGEGWTSDPFEPRRDGDALVGRGSTDMKGGLAAVVAAMAAVHAEAPDIAMTLVCTVDEEADATGARRYCETAERERFAACIVAEPTGLVTITGCRGAANLRIDVEGASAHAGKPDEGASAIVAASEVIAAVEADRARLAGEPHAVLGAATWNVGTVEGGHGTSIVPDRCTLSIDRRTLPGEDPHAILDDLVAETRRRISFANRPGTDRITVTGTVEMIMPGFVTDPDSPLVHGVRDAVADAGGAGDQGIWTAACEGGFLAEHHGVPTVVLGAGDITTQAHQPDERVSVTELHTAARAYALIALRSAQRVERLEETTTTL, encoded by the coding sequence GTGACGCTCGGCGGCACGACCGACGGGCCGCTCGAGGCGAGCGTGCTCGACCGGATCGACGCCGAGGCGGTCGCCGTGCTCGCGGCCGACCTCATCCGCGCCGCGGGCGAGAACCCCGGCGGGACGGAGGAGGCCACGGCCACACAGCTCGCGTTCGCGCTGCGCGCGATCGGCGCCGAGGTGACGCTCGACGACGTCGCGCCGGGGCGCCCCAACCTCGTCGCCCGACTCGGCGGCGACGGGCGGACGGAGGGCGGCGTGCTCTTCCTCGGCCACAGCGACGTCGTCCCCGCGGGCGAGGGATGGACGAGCGATCCGTTCGAACCGCGACGCGACGGCGACGCGCTCGTCGGGCGCGGCTCGACCGACATGAAGGGCGGCCTCGCGGCCGTCGTCGCCGCGATGGCCGCCGTCCACGCCGAGGCCCCCGACATCGCCATGACCCTCGTCTGCACCGTCGACGAGGAGGCCGACGCGACCGGCGCACGCCGCTACTGCGAGACCGCGGAGCGCGAACGGTTCGCGGCGTGCATCGTCGCCGAGCCGACCGGGCTCGTCACGATCACCGGCTGCCGCGGCGCCGCGAACCTCCGCATCGACGTCGAGGGGGCGAGCGCGCACGCCGGCAAACCCGACGAGGGGGCGAGTGCGATCGTCGCCGCGAGCGAGGTCATCGCGGCCGTCGAGGCCGATCGCGCCCGGCTCGCGGGCGAGCCGCACGCCGTGCTCGGCGCGGCGACCTGGAACGTCGGCACCGTCGAGGGCGGGCACGGCACGTCGATCGTTCCCGATCGCTGCACGCTGTCCATCGATCGCCGCACCCTTCCGGGCGAGGACCCGCACGCCATCCTCGACGACCTCGTCGCCGAGACGAGGCGCCGGATCTCGTTCGCCAACCGGCCCGGCACCGACCGCATCACCGTGACCGGCACCGTCGAGATGATCATGCCCGGCTTCGTCACCGACCCCGACTCGCCACTCGTCCACGGCGTCCGCGATGCCGTCGCCGATGCGGGCGGTGCGGGCGACCAGGGCATCTGGACGGCCGCGTGCGAGGGCGGATTCCTCGCCGAGCACCACGGCGTGCCGACGGTCGTCCTCGGCGCGGGCGACATCACGACCCAGGCGCACCAGCCCGACGAACGGGTGTCGGTCACCGAGCTGCACACCGCGGCCCGCGCCTACGCGCTCATCGCGCTGCGCAGTGCACAGCGCGTGGAACGGCTGGAGGAGACCACGACGACCCTGTAG
- a CDS encoding M24 family metallopeptidase — translation MGQQVEDGGAVAPFTAEEYAARQQRVREAARERGFDALLIADPANLYYLTGYNAWSFYMPQVLHLPVEGRPTLLMREMDANGAHRTAAGIPAEDVLGYPETLVHHTDVHPGDWIAQRLRERGHATAARVGYEGEAHFFSVRTFLAIGVGLPEWTFVESNDVVNWVRLVKTPGEIELMRAAGLVASAAMRAGLEAIAPGRAQNEVAAEILAAQARGVPGADGDYPAIVPMLPVGEGADTPHLTWTNAPLRADEPVSIELAGVHRRYHAPLARTAIIGTPSSELDRLAGATVEGLDAALAAVRPGVTAHDVTAAFTRVIEAAGFSKNSRLGYSIGIGYPPDWGERTVSIRADDPTVLAEHMTFHLIAGMWMTGYGFEVSESVHVTADGVETLTDVARELITIDAGRTL, via the coding sequence ATGGGACAGCAGGTGGAGGACGGCGGTGCCGTCGCGCCGTTCACGGCGGAGGAGTACGCGGCGCGGCAGCAGCGGGTGCGCGAGGCCGCCCGGGAACGGGGCTTCGACGCTCTGCTCATCGCCGATCCCGCGAACCTCTACTACCTGACCGGCTACAACGCCTGGTCGTTCTACATGCCACAGGTCCTGCACCTCCCCGTCGAGGGACGACCCACCCTGCTCATGCGCGAGATGGACGCGAACGGCGCCCACCGCACCGCCGCCGGGATCCCGGCCGAGGACGTGCTCGGCTACCCCGAGACGCTCGTGCACCACACCGACGTCCACCCGGGCGACTGGATCGCGCAGCGACTGCGCGAACGCGGGCACGCGACGGCCGCGCGCGTCGGCTACGAGGGCGAGGCGCACTTCTTCTCGGTCCGCACGTTCCTCGCGATCGGCGTGGGCCTGCCCGAGTGGACGTTCGTCGAGAGCAACGACGTCGTCAACTGGGTGCGGCTCGTGAAGACGCCCGGCGAGATCGAGCTCATGCGCGCCGCCGGTCTCGTCGCGAGCGCCGCCATGCGCGCGGGCCTCGAGGCGATCGCCCCCGGGCGGGCCCAGAACGAGGTCGCCGCCGAGATCCTCGCCGCCCAGGCGCGCGGGGTGCCGGGCGCCGACGGCGACTACCCGGCGATCGTGCCCATGCTGCCGGTCGGCGAGGGGGCCGACACCCCGCACCTCACGTGGACGAACGCGCCCCTGCGCGCCGACGAGCCCGTGTCGATCGAGCTCGCGGGCGTGCACCGCCGCTACCACGCGCCGCTCGCACGCACCGCGATCATCGGCACGCCGTCGAGCGAGCTCGACCGCCTCGCGGGCGCGACCGTCGAGGGGCTCGACGCGGCTCTCGCCGCCGTCCGGCCCGGCGTCACGGCACACGACGTGACGGCCGCGTTCACGCGCGTCATCGAGGCCGCGGGATTCTCGAAGAACTCGCGACTCGGCTACTCGATCGGCATCGGCTACCCGCCCGACTGGGGCGAGCGCACGGTCAGCATCCGGGCCGACGACCCGACCGTGCTCGCCGAGCACATGACGTTCCACCTCATCGCGGGCATGTGGATGACCGGCTACGGCTTCGAGGTGTCCGAATCGGTACACGTCACGGCGGACGGCGTCGAGACGCTGACCGATGTGGCGCGCGAACTCATCACGATCGACGCCGGGCGGACGCTGTGA
- a CDS encoding AzlD domain-containing protein codes for MLDPWYVAGVLTVGFVITLALRAVPFAILKPLRESRFVTTMATWMPVGILAILAAATFTDTVTTGTGHAAAAVPAAAVTVAVHLLFGRRTLLSVGIGTIVFVLLVNLS; via the coding sequence ATGCTTGACCCGTGGTACGTGGCGGGCGTCCTCACGGTCGGTTTCGTCATCACGCTCGCCCTGCGCGCCGTGCCGTTCGCGATCCTGAAACCGCTGCGCGAATCGAGGTTCGTCACCACGATGGCGACGTGGATGCCCGTCGGCATCCTCGCGATTCTCGCCGCCGCGACGTTCACGGACACCGTCACGACGGGTACCGGTCATGCCGCCGCGGCCGTGCCGGCCGCCGCCGTCACGGTCGCCGTGCACCTGCTGTTCGGGAGGCGAACGCTCCTGAGCGTCGGGATCGGGACGATCGTCTTCGTGCTGCTCGTCAACCTCTCCTGA
- a CDS encoding AzlC family ABC transporter permease, producing MSTRAPNPMRHGWRHEVAEGLRRSTAAGLGMFPLGIAFGLLVVQAGLPWWIAPALSVTTYAGSLELMIVGMMSAGTPLATIALTTFLVNFRHVFYAFSFPLRVVRSRIARAYSVYALTDESFAVTAASPRDWTGVRLITVQLAFQLYWLGGGLVGVAAGSLLPERIEGLEFALCALFITLTLDACRTRAQIPSLVLAGLSFAVATLVAPDAALLVGLLGFVAALVVRFVATGRRTAAVMVPGDGADGDGGATRGVASTEREDHA from the coding sequence ATGTCGACGCGTGCTCCGAACCCGATGCGGCACGGGTGGCGACACGAGGTCGCCGAGGGGCTGCGGCGCTCGACCGCCGCGGGACTCGGCATGTTCCCGCTCGGCATCGCGTTCGGCCTGCTCGTCGTCCAGGCCGGTCTGCCCTGGTGGATCGCCCCCGCGCTCTCCGTGACCACCTACGCGGGCTCGCTCGAGCTCATGATCGTCGGCATGATGAGCGCGGGCACACCACTCGCGACCATCGCGCTCACGACGTTCCTCGTGAACTTCCGACACGTGTTCTACGCCTTCTCGTTCCCGCTGCGCGTCGTGCGGAGCCGGATCGCACGTGCCTATTCGGTGTACGCGCTCACGGACGAGTCCTTCGCCGTGACCGCCGCCTCGCCGCGCGACTGGACCGGTGTGCGTCTCATCACGGTGCAGCTCGCGTTCCAGCTCTACTGGCTCGGCGGCGGTCTCGTCGGGGTCGCAGCCGGTTCGCTGCTCCCGGAACGCATCGAGGGGCTCGAGTTCGCGCTGTGCGCGCTGTTCATCACCCTCACGCTCGATGCGTGCCGCACGCGGGCGCAGATCCCGTCGCTCGTGCTCGCGGGCCTCTCGTTCGCCGTCGCGACCCTCGTTGCACCGGACGCGGCCCTCCTCGTGGGGCTGCTCGGCTTCGTCGCCGCGCTCGTCGTGCGCTTCGTCGCCACGGGGCGCCGAACGGCTGCCGTGATGGTGCCCGGTGACGGTGCGGACGGCGACGGGGGCGCGACCCGCGGGGTGGCGAGCACCGAGAGGGAGGACCATGCTTGA
- a CDS encoding amino acid ABC transporter ATP-binding/permease protein, with translation MTGDDERSTRRPTPDGTSTPVTPAPTTVSPGTATVGSAAPGTASDGTASDGTAIDGTTVDGMASDATASDAPATAAGSARQTSATAATDAARQPSAGRLKLTRWLVGHTKNLLAPLVGSVAARIVNQLLGVALFVVAAGSIARAASTGAVALLPLAGTLVGLALVKALLRYLEHYLGHWVAFTALQRLRELFFSRLAPQAPAATAGRAGAELTERATRDIDRIEVFFAHTLPPAVSAVVVPAVALSWLAAVTDARLALAIAPFVAVIVVLLPLLAARSTWRSAERVGRARGAIATEVGDDVQGVREILAFGAERQRLRRLDAADAALTRARSGEGCVRGVRAGLVVLLQTGALVAVVIVGTSIGADAPTIATALAVGVGLWAPTRGVDEFLAGLDGAFAATARVRRVVDAEAPVRDPVVPRTAGAEASATLRGVTVRYPGDARPALDDVDATFPAGSWTAVVGVSGSGKSTLGALLPRGRDADTGTVTLGGTDVRDLALDELRGRVALVSQRPTLLRGTLADNLRLAAPDASDEGLHAALRIAALDEWIDALPDGLETATGERGAAVSGGQLQRLALARALVAHPTVLVLDEALSQLDAETAASVRARLREHRPELTVVEITHRADLVPDDGRVVVIDAGRVVETGTAGELRERAGAFRHLEARAGT, from the coding sequence ATGACCGGCGACGACGAGCGCTCCACGCGGCGTCCGACGCCCGACGGGACGAGCACTCCGGTGACGCCCGCTCCGACGACGGTGAGTCCCGGAACGGCGACGGTCGGATCGGCCGCTCCCGGGACGGCGAGCGACGGGACGGCGAGCGACGGGACGGCCATCGACGGGACCACAGTCGACGGGATGGCGAGCGACGCGACGGCGAGCGATGCGCCGGCGACCGCGGCGGGTTCCGCTCGGCAGACGTCCGCCACCGCCGCGACGGATGCCGCACGACAGCCGTCAGCGGGTCGTCTCAAGCTCACCCGCTGGCTCGTGGGCCATACGAAGAACTTGCTCGCACCGCTCGTGGGGTCCGTCGCCGCGCGCATCGTCAACCAGCTCCTCGGCGTCGCCCTGTTCGTCGTCGCGGCCGGCTCGATCGCGCGCGCGGCATCGACGGGCGCCGTGGCACTCCTGCCGCTCGCGGGCACGCTCGTCGGCCTTGCGCTCGTCAAGGCGCTCCTGCGCTACCTCGAGCACTACCTCGGGCACTGGGTCGCGTTCACGGCGCTGCAGCGCCTGCGCGAGCTCTTCTTCTCGCGCCTCGCGCCGCAGGCGCCCGCCGCGACAGCGGGTCGCGCGGGTGCCGAGCTCACCGAGCGCGCGACGCGCGACATCGACCGGATCGAGGTGTTCTTCGCGCACACCTTGCCGCCCGCCGTGAGCGCGGTCGTCGTGCCCGCGGTCGCGCTCTCGTGGCTCGCGGCCGTCACCGATGCGCGCCTCGCGCTCGCGATCGCCCCCTTCGTGGCCGTGATCGTCGTCCTGCTCCCGCTCCTCGCGGCGCGCTCGACCTGGCGCAGCGCCGAACGCGTCGGCCGGGCACGCGGCGCGATCGCGACCGAGGTCGGCGACGACGTGCAGGGCGTGCGGGAGATCCTCGCGTTCGGTGCCGAGCGGCAACGGTTGCGACGCCTCGACGCGGCCGACGCGGCCCTCACCCGCGCACGCTCGGGCGAGGGGTGCGTGCGCGGCGTGCGGGCCGGGCTCGTCGTCCTGCTGCAGACCGGCGCGCTCGTCGCGGTCGTGATCGTCGGCACCTCGATCGGTGCCGATGCCCCGACGATCGCGACCGCCCTCGCCGTCGGCGTCGGACTGTGGGCGCCGACGCGCGGGGTGGACGAGTTCCTCGCCGGCCTCGACGGGGCGTTCGCCGCGACCGCGCGCGTGCGTCGGGTCGTCGACGCCGAGGCCCCCGTCCGCGACCCCGTGGTGCCGCGCACCGCGGGCGCCGAGGCGAGCGCCACGCTCCGCGGCGTCACGGTGCGCTACCCGGGTGACGCGCGGCCCGCACTCGACGACGTCGACGCGACGTTCCCCGCAGGCAGCTGGACGGCCGTCGTCGGCGTGTCCGGATCCGGGAAGTCCACGCTCGGCGCGCTCCTTCCGCGCGGCCGCGACGCCGATACCGGCACGGTGACGCTCGGGGGCACCGACGTCCGGGACCTCGCGCTCGACGAGCTGCGCGGCCGTGTCGCGCTCGTCTCGCAGCGCCCGACGCTGCTACGGGGCACGCTCGCCGACAACCTCCGTCTCGCGGCACCCGACGCGAGCGACGAGGGGCTGCACGCGGCGCTGCGGATCGCCGCGCTCGACGAGTGGATCGATGCGCTCCCCGACGGTCTCGAGACCGCCACGGGCGAACGCGGCGCGGCCGTGTCCGGCGGGCAGTTGCAGCGGCTCGCCCTCGCGCGGGCGCTCGTCGCACACCCCACGGTCCTCGTGCTCGACGAGGCCCTCAGCCAGCTCGACGCGGAGACCGCGGCGAGCGTGCGGGCGAGGCTCCGCGAGCACCGGCCCGAGCTCACCGTCGTCGAGATCACGCACCGCGCCGACCTCGTGCCCGACGACGGCCGCGTCGTCGTGATCGACGCGGGCCGCGTCGTCGAGACGGGCACGGCGGGCGAACTGCGCGAACGGGCCGGCGCGTTCCGGCACCTGGAAGCACGCGCCGGCACCTGA
- a CDS encoding ATP-binding cassette domain-containing protein, giving the protein MGHPSGAGSPSGAGRPSGAGRPSGAGRPSGAGHPSGAGNPSRAGRPHGAGHPHGKGHPGGAGHPHGAAASASAPVPAAVRRATPRRRIVLLLLTAWLGSAATALLLARLGTVIDSARAPSAAEIAALVALAILAAACTGVGAWAAARSASATERALRSLVVSRVLELGPVGTSDRTGELLALATDSVERAGTFRGSFLGPIVGALTTPFVVLAVMALGVDAVTAAWIAVLVLLVPVVIGLFRRVVRPVGIAYRRTQGRLTAAFLEAIQALDTLVYARAAGRQGAELARRGEEYRRGLMRVLAGNQLLILVVDAAFSLTVVVVAALVASVRVAHGELTLGAGVAIVLMTTLVIGPVDVVGQFFYIGIGGRAAERAIGAHLGDGGEHGPAHGGREAAGGAQQGAGRTPVGEGREAAAVTARAAATPGTGPAPDGRVPGADPAPDGDAGDSTGAGPDERGIDIKHLVAGWPGGPPVLDGLSLRVAPGERVALVGPSGVGKSTTSAVLQGHLRARSGRVLVDGLDATTARPAELRERLGVVEQRPYLFVGSVAENLRLAAPEADDERLLAALELAGLRAEVEAMPGGLDAPVGERGSLLSGGQAQRLAIARVALRDAPVLVLDEPTSQVDLAAEGAILAALDRLAAGRAVLMIAHRPGAILTADRVVELRPREAAR; this is encoded by the coding sequence GTGGGGCATCCGAGTGGCGCGGGGAGTCCGAGCGGTGCCGGACGCCCGAGCGGTGCCGGACGCCCGAGCGGTGCCGGACGCCCGAGCGGTGCCGGACATCCGAGCGGCGCGGGGAATCCGAGTCGGGCGGGCCGCCCGCACGGCGCCGGGCATCCGCACGGAAAAGGACATCCGGGCGGCGCGGGGCACCCGCACGGGGCCGCCGCGTCCGCATCCGCGCCGGTTCCGGCCGCGGTCCGGCGGGCCACGCCGCGTCGCCGCATCGTCCTCCTGCTGCTCACGGCCTGGCTCGGCTCGGCCGCCACCGCGCTGCTCCTCGCGAGGCTCGGCACGGTCATCGATTCGGCGCGCGCGCCGAGCGCGGCCGAGATCGCCGCGCTCGTCGCCCTCGCGATCCTCGCCGCCGCCTGCACCGGAGTCGGGGCGTGGGCCGCCGCGCGGTCCGCGTCCGCGACGGAGCGCGCGCTGCGTTCGCTCGTCGTGAGCCGCGTGCTGGAGCTCGGGCCCGTCGGCACGAGCGATCGGACGGGCGAACTGCTCGCGCTCGCGACCGACTCGGTCGAGCGGGCGGGCACCTTCCGCGGCTCGTTCCTCGGCCCGATCGTCGGCGCGCTCACGACACCGTTCGTGGTGCTCGCGGTCATGGCGCTCGGCGTCGATGCCGTCACGGCCGCCTGGATCGCGGTGCTCGTCCTCCTCGTTCCCGTCGTCATCGGTCTGTTCCGCCGCGTCGTGCGTCCCGTCGGTATTGCGTACCGCCGCACACAGGGTCGCCTGACCGCCGCGTTCCTCGAAGCCATCCAGGCGCTCGACACGCTCGTCTACGCGCGCGCCGCCGGACGACAGGGTGCGGAGCTCGCACGCCGGGGCGAGGAGTACCGGCGCGGGCTCATGCGGGTGCTCGCGGGCAATCAGCTGCTGATCCTCGTCGTCGACGCCGCCTTCTCGCTCACGGTCGTCGTCGTCGCGGCGCTCGTCGCGAGCGTCCGGGTCGCCCACGGCGAGCTGACGCTCGGCGCGGGCGTCGCGATCGTGCTCATGACGACGCTCGTCATCGGCCCGGTCGACGTCGTGGGCCAGTTCTTCTACATCGGCATCGGCGGGCGTGCGGCGGAGCGCGCGATCGGCGCCCACCTCGGTGACGGTGGCGAACACGGGCCCGCGCACGGCGGACGCGAGGCCGCGGGCGGCGCACAGCAGGGCGCGGGACGCACGCCCGTGGGCGAGGGACGAGAGGCCGCAGCGGTGACGGCACGCGCGGCCGCCACCCCCGGCACCGGGCCGGCCCCCGACGGACGTGTTCCCGGCGCGGACCCCGCGCCGGACGGCGATGCGGGCGACAGCACCGGCGCCGGTCCGGACGAACGCGGCATCGACATCAAGCACCTCGTCGCGGGCTGGCCGGGCGGGCCGCCCGTCCTCGACGGGCTGTCGCTGCGGGTCGCGCCGGGGGAGCGCGTCGCGCTCGTCGGCCCCAGCGGCGTCGGCAAATCCACGACGAGCGCCGTCCTGCAGGGACATCTCCGCGCGCGCTCGGGGCGCGTGCTCGTCGACGGTCTCGACGCCACCACGGCGCGGCCCGCGGAGCTGCGCGAGCGCCTCGGCGTCGTCGAACAGCGGCCGTACCTCTTCGTCGGGTCCGTCGCCGAGAACCTCCGGCTCGCCGCTCCCGAGGCCGACGACGAGCGGCTGCTCGCCGCACTCGAACTCGCGGGACTGCGCGCCGAGGTCGAGGCGATGCCCGGCGGCCTCGACGCGCCGGTCGGGGAGCGCGGCTCGCTCCTCAGCGGCGGCCAGGCCCAGCGACTCGCGATCGCACGCGTCGCCCTGCGCGACGCACCCGTCCTCGTCCTCGACGAACCGACCTCGCAGGTCGACCTCGCGGCCGAGGGCGCGATCCTCGCCGCGCTCGATCGCCTCGCGGCGGGACGCGCGGTGCTCATGATCGCGCACCGACCCGGCGCGATCCTCACGGCGGACCGCGTCGTGGAACTCCGACCCCGGGAGGCCGCACGATGA
- a CDS encoding helix-turn-helix transcriptional regulator codes for MGADGRDRRRALVLCDPRPTGRIAAGEIDAFTASLWHIAAARIRELVTDAGPAYLQDSRAVSSERMRVTAELTEQHATALESMLAVLRSRALDDRRARASAAEIATAALVRGRTAGDLWVSIEEEPVVGAFARLRADLRPLTRYGRLDVQFVEPPVDGRALPGEVAHAARAIVRGLVLAMNDQAGVGRVRVQWDCDGTNLLINMRDDGPGDVDADAPGVRQARSRVDALGGTLTLTGVEGWGAELAVRLPLDAPRAAAEPELDLAPREHEVLRLIARGLRNRQVALELGISENTVKFHVAAIYRKLGVSTRAAAAAVAVGAGYS; via the coding sequence GTGGGCGCGGACGGCCGAGACCGGCGCCGTGCGCTCGTGCTGTGCGATCCGCGGCCCACGGGCCGGATCGCGGCGGGCGAGATCGATGCGTTCACGGCGTCGCTGTGGCATATCGCGGCAGCGCGCATCCGTGAGCTCGTCACCGATGCCGGGCCCGCCTACCTGCAGGATTCGCGCGCCGTGTCGAGCGAACGGATGCGCGTGACCGCGGAGCTCACGGAGCAGCACGCGACGGCCCTGGAGTCGATGCTCGCCGTGCTCCGCAGCCGTGCGCTCGACGACCGGCGGGCCCGCGCCTCGGCCGCCGAAATCGCGACCGCCGCGCTCGTGCGCGGACGGACCGCCGGCGACCTGTGGGTGTCGATCGAGGAGGAACCCGTGGTCGGTGCCTTCGCGCGGCTCCGGGCCGACCTCCGTCCGCTGACCCGCTACGGAAGACTCGACGTGCAGTTCGTCGAGCCACCCGTCGACGGCCGCGCGCTCCCGGGCGAGGTCGCCCATGCGGCGCGGGCGATCGTGCGGGGGCTCGTCCTCGCGATGAACGATCAGGCCGGCGTCGGGCGCGTGCGCGTGCAGTGGGACTGCGACGGCACCAACCTGCTCATCAACATGCGCGACGACGGGCCCGGCGACGTCGATGCCGACGCACCCGGTGTCCGGCAGGCGAGGTCGCGGGTCGACGCGCTCGGCGGCACGTTGACGCTGACGGGCGTCGAGGGATGGGGTGCGGAACTGGCCGTGCGGTTGCCGCTCGATGCGCCGCGGGCGGCCGCGGAACCGGAACTCGACCTCGCCCCGCGGGAGCACGAGGTGCTGCGTCTCATCGCCCGTGGGCTGCGCAATCGGCAGGTGGCGCTCGAACTCGGGATCAGCGAGAACACGGTGAAATTCCATGTGGCGGCGATCTACCGCAAGCTCGGGGTCTCCACGCGAGCGGCCGCCGCCGCGGTCGCGGTCGGCGCGGGTTACTCCTGA
- the hxlB gene encoding 6-phospho-3-hexuloisomerase: MTVTGTPRPTPSDSTAAADATDAPTASAALALVTAEIDTALARVAPEAIASAADAITAGRRVSLLGLGRSGLALQGLAMRLMHLGLEVHVVGEVTAPAVADGDVLVVASGSGTTETVVRHATRAASLGVDVVALTAAPDSPLATLARTIVHIPAAVKTDHGSTASQQYAGSLFEQATLLVGDAIFHTLWQRGGAPAESLWPRHANLE; encoded by the coding sequence ATGACCGTCACCGGAACGCCCCGACCGACGCCGTCGGACAGCACCGCGGCAGCGGACGCCACCGACGCACCCACCGCCTCGGCCGCCCTCGCGCTCGTGACGGCGGAGATCGATACCGCCCTCGCGCGCGTCGCACCGGAGGCGATCGCCTCCGCCGCCGACGCGATCACCGCGGGGCGGCGCGTGTCCCTCCTCGGCCTCGGCCGCTCGGGGCTCGCCCTGCAGGGCCTCGCGATGCGACTCATGCACCTCGGCCTGGAGGTCCACGTCGTCGGCGAGGTGACCGCGCCGGCCGTCGCGGACGGCGACGTACTCGTCGTCGCCTCGGGCTCGGGGACGACCGAGACGGTCGTCCGCCACGCCACGAGGGCCGCGAGCCTCGGCGTCGACGTCGTCGCGCTCACCGCCGCACCGGACTCGCCGCTCGCGACCCTCGCCCGGACGATCGTCCACATCCCCGCCGCGGTGAAGACCGACCACGGATCGACCGCGTCACAGCAGTACGCGGGGAGCCTGTTCGAGCAGGCGACCCTGCTCGTCGGCGACGCGATCTTCCACACCCTCTGGCAGCGCGGCGGTGCACCTGCCGAGTCGCTCTGGCCGCGTCACGCGAACCTCGAATGA